One segment of Camelus ferus isolate YT-003-E chromosome 26, BCGSAC_Cfer_1.0, whole genome shotgun sequence DNA contains the following:
- the DCTN6 gene encoding dynactin subunit 6, translating to MAEKTQKSVKIAPGAVVCVESEIRGDVTIGPRTVIHPKARIIAEAGPIVIGEGNLIEEQALIINAHPDNITPDAEDPEPKPMIIGTNNVFEVGCYSQAMKMGDNNVIESKAYVGRNVILTSGCIIGACCNLNTFEVIPENTVIYGADCLRRVQTERPQPQTLQLDFLMKILPNYHHLKKTMKGSSTPVKN from the exons ATGGCGGAGAAGACTCAGAAAAG TGTGAAGATAGCACCTGGAGCAGTGGTGTGTGTAGAAAGTGAAATCAGGGGTGATGTAACTATAG GACCCAGGACAGTGATCCACCCTAAAGCACGAATCATTGCGGAAGCTGGGCCAATAGTGATTGGCGAAGGTAACCTCATAGAAGAACAGGCACTTATCATAAACGC TCACCCTGATAATATCACTCCTGATGCTGAAGACCCAGAACCCAAACCTATGATCATTGGCACCAATAATGTTTTTGAAGTTGGCTGTT ATTCCCAAGCCATGAAAATGGGAGATAATAATGTTATTGAATCAAAAG CGTATGTGGGCAGAAACGTCATATTGACGAGTGGTTGCATCATCGGGGCTTGTTGCAACCTGAATACATTTGAAGTCATCCCTGAGAACACAGTGATCTATGGCGCAGACTGCCTTCGTCGGGTGCAGACTGAGCGGCCACAG CCCCAGACACTACAGCTGGATTTCCTGATGAAAATCTTGCCAAACTATCATCACTTAAAGAAGACTATGAAAGGAAGCTCA